CAGGATAAAGTGGAATTGGATTAGGAAAGTTTGCTTGACGTAACCAACCCCAAGCACTATTCTCAAATGCTGTATCCATTGTTATATCAACACAGATAAATGGTACATTAAATCTTCTACAAGTTCGAATAAAAGCTGGAGTAAGTAAATGAAAGGGGATATAAACTCCAATTAAGTAATCTAGCGTGCTATTAATCATGCAGTGTGCTGCCTTCTTCAGTTCATACTGTAATTTTTTAAATGAAGAAATCCATAGAGGCAGTACTACCGTCGTGTAGCCTAGCTGTATTAACTCTCGTTCTTTTTCTTTTGTAGGTGTATAAAATTCTTTTTGGGTATGCACATAGATTCGACCTGAGGAGATGAAATATGGGGATATGTCCATTCTCATATAAGATATTTTTGACAACCTCTTTCCTACATATGCAATCTTCTTTTCTTCAATTATGTAGCTACTTCGCTTCGGTCCTTCGTAACCTTCATACCATCCATTATCAATGATGTATGCCACACCATCGCCTCCTAAAACTAGCTATCTTTTTTTAAAGCTATGCGATTAATGGACAATCTATGAACGATAATTAGTAGATTTAAAACAATTACGCTCATTCAAAATTGTAAACAATTAACTATCCATCATTCACCGAAGTAATAGGAGAGATAAGTGTCTCTAGATTTCTCGTATTGTGACAAGTTAATATAAAAAGGGCTCCAGAAAGTCAATTAAATTGACTGTTCTGGATTGCCCCTATTTAACGTTACTTTTATTCATATGTTCAAAAAACATCGGATACGATACATTGATGGCATCCGCACGTTGTATTACTACTTCTTCACCAGTTAAACATGATGCAATGGCAAGCATCATACCTATGCGGTGATCACCACAACTATCAACTGTGCCACCATTTAAACGTTGTTTCCCTTTAATAATCATACCGTCCTCACGTGCTTCAATATGAACACCAAGCTCGTTCAACTGTTCAACAACAGTATCAATTCGATTTGTTTCCTTAACTTTCAATTCTTCAGCATCTTTTATTACTGTCGTACCTTCAGCTTGTGTAGCAAGCAACGCTATAATTGGAATTTCATCAATAAGCCTAGGAATCAATGCCCCACCAATTTCGATTGCCTTCAAATTTGAAGTTTTGATAATCAAATCTGCTACTGGTTCTTCATTTTCTACTCGTTCATTTTCAATTGTCAAATCTGCTCCCATCGCTTGTAACACATCGATAATCCCTGTGCGTGTTGGGTTCATTCCGACATTTTTCAATGTAAGCTCGCTATTCGGTACAATCGCTCCAGCAACTAAAAAGAACGCCGCTGACGATATGTCACCTGGAACATGAACATCTGTAGCCTTTAATTGTTGGCCACCTGCAATTGATACAGTCAATCCATCCCGTACAAGCTCAACTCCAAATGCTTGTAACATTCTCTCTGTATGATCTCTTGATAAGTGTGGTTCAGTAATAGAGGTTACACCATTAGCACCTAATCCTGCCAATAACACACACGATTTCACTTGAGCACTTGCAACAGGTGAAACATATTCTAATGGATTTAAGTCACCACCACGTATTGATAAAGGAGTAAACCTACCATTATCCCTTCCATCGATCACTGCACCCATCTGACGAAGTGGAATCGTTACTCGATCCATCGGTCGCTTCGCAATCGAATCATCTCCAACTACGACTGCATGGAACGGTTGGGCTGCCAAAATACCGAGCATAAGCCTTGTCGTTGTTCCAGAATTACCTACGTCAAGTACACGTCTAGGCTCAAGTAAACCGTTTGTACCAGCACCTTCCACAATCACTTTTTCTTCTGTTCGTTCAATCTTAACACCCATTTCTTGAAAACACGAAATTGTACTTAAACAATCTTCACCTTCTAAGAAATTTGTGATTGTCGTTCGCCCCTCTGCAAGCGCTCCAAACATTACTGCTCGGTGTGAAATAGATTTATCTCCTGGGATTTCAATTGTTCCTCGTAACCCTTTTGTTTGTGCATGCAGACGTTTCTCCACGTTGTGTCACTTCCTTTTTTCCTAGTATATGCTCTTACAAACATATAAATTATGTCATCTCATATGTGTCATAGTTCTGATCTTTTAATACAACATTTGCTTTTTCTCGATCTGCTTCATTTCGAAAACTTAAACGTAACACACCAAAAATATCTTCTCTAACCTCAATGATTCGAATATTGGTGATACTAATCTTTGCCTGTGCTAGAATGCCTGTTACATCACTAATTGCTCCAGGATGATCCGGTACATCTACATAGAGGTCATACAATGAAGGAAGTGCACCGCGCTGTTTTTGTGGTAAGTCATCTCGATAAGACTTTGCCTTTTCAAAATAGTTGTAGATTCCGTCACTGTCTAGATGTGTGATCATTTCTTTTACATTATTCATTTCTGTTTGCCACTTCTCAATCAAATGAAGCATCGTATCTTTATTATGTAATAAAATATCTCTCCACATAATTGGACTACCTGATGCTATCCGTGTAATATCACGAAATCCACCTGCTGCAAGATTGAAAACTGACGGGAACTGATTCTCTAGATCTGCTACTTGATGAACAAGCCCTGCTGCAACAATGTGAGGAAAATGACTAATTGCGCCAGCAATCGTATCATGCTCATGAGGAGACATTTCAACAAAAGTTGCTTTCGTTCCCTTTAGTAAATTCTGTAATGAATCTACCTTCTCTCGAGGAGTTTCCTCACTCGGTGTAAAAATATAAAAGGCATTCTCAAATAAATGTGCTCTAGCCGCTA
The sequence above is a segment of the Bacillus solimangrovi genome. Coding sequences within it:
- the aroA gene encoding 3-phosphoshikimate 1-carboxyvinyltransferase, yielding MEKRLHAQTKGLRGTIEIPGDKSISHRAVMFGALAEGRTTITNFLEGEDCLSTISCFQEMGVKIERTEEKVIVEGAGTNGLLEPRRVLDVGNSGTTTRLMLGILAAQPFHAVVVGDDSIAKRPMDRVTIPLRQMGAVIDGRDNGRFTPLSIRGGDLNPLEYVSPVASAQVKSCVLLAGLGANGVTSITEPHLSRDHTERMLQAFGVELVRDGLTVSIAGGQQLKATDVHVPGDISSAAFFLVAGAIVPNSELTLKNVGMNPTRTGIIDVLQAMGADLTIENERVENEEPVADLIIKTSNLKAIEIGGALIPRLIDEIPIIALLATQAEGTTVIKDAEELKVKETNRIDTVVEQLNELGVHIEAREDGMIIKGKQRLNGGTVDSCGDHRIGMMLAIASCLTGEEVVIQRADAINVSYPMFFEHMNKSNVK
- a CDS encoding prephenate dehydrogenase, whose protein sequence is MSHKVFVIGLGLIGGSIALAIKREHTDIEIIGFDVHHEQVRMASSLHIIDSQAVSIKDGAEEADTIIISAPVTQTEKIIEQLVTYNLKPSVIVTDVGSTKQRVVEKAEGLISRGITFIGGHPMAGSHKSGAVAARAHLFENAFYIFTPSEETPREKVDSLQNLLKGTKATFVEMSPHEHDTIAGAISHFPHIVAAGLVHQVADLENQFPSVFNLAAGGFRDITRIASGSPIMWRDILLHNKDTMLHLIEKWQTEMNNVKEMITHLDSDGIYNYFEKAKSYRDDLPQKQRGALPSLYDLYVDVPDHPGAISDVTGILAQAKISITNIRIIEVREDIFGVLRLSFRNEADREKANVVLKDQNYDTYEMT